The following are from one region of the Hymenobacter radiodurans genome:
- a CDS encoding glutathione peroxidase: MNTASETAAGTVYDYTVKTIEGKDVKLSQFAGKKLLIVNVASECGYTPQYKELEELHKKHGDKVTVLGFPANNFGGQEPGTNEEIATFCEKNFGVTFPMFEKVSVKGDDTAPLFQFLADKTKNGAISDAPTWNFCKYLVDEQGHVVGYYPSKVKPMSDELVAAILK, translated from the coding sequence ATGAATACCGCTTCCGAAACTGCTGCCGGCACCGTATACGACTATACCGTAAAAACTATTGAGGGTAAAGATGTGAAGCTAAGCCAGTTTGCAGGCAAGAAGCTGCTCATTGTGAATGTGGCCTCGGAATGCGGCTATACCCCGCAGTACAAGGAATTGGAAGAGCTACACAAAAAGCACGGCGACAAAGTAACGGTACTGGGCTTTCCAGCCAACAATTTCGGCGGTCAGGAACCTGGCACCAACGAGGAAATTGCCACCTTCTGCGAGAAGAACTTCGGCGTTACCTTCCCTATGTTTGAGAAAGTATCGGTAAAAGGCGACGACACGGCGCCTCTATTTCAGTTTCTGGCCGACAAGACGAAGAACGGGGCCATCAGCGACGCGCCTACCTGGAATTTCTGCAAATACCTGGTGGATGAGCAAGGCCACGTCGTTGGTTACTATCCTTCCAAAGTAAAGCCCATGAGTGATGAACTGGTGGCCGCTATTCTGAAATAG